From a region of the Candidatus Pantoea bituminis genome:
- a CDS encoding DUF2502 domain-containing protein: protein MKRAILFAALLASLSPLAIHTAQATSASIDLAPGVTLHLGDRDRRGYFWDGGRWREPRWWNDRYSYNDRRWWRHEEWRRHQERERERHWQAKERERRWKHEHRRDHHDRHDRHNHHDHWDHRH, encoded by the coding sequence ATGAAACGTGCAATTCTGTTTGCCGCTTTGCTGGCAAGCCTGTCGCCGCTGGCGATTCACACAGCTCAAGCAACAAGTGCTTCAATCGACCTGGCGCCTGGCGTCACGCTGCATCTTGGCGATCGCGATCGTCGCGGTTACTTTTGGGACGGTGGTCGCTGGCGCGAACCGCGCTGGTGGAACGATCGTTACTCCTATAATGATCGCCGCTGGTGGCGACATGAAGAGTGGCGTCGCCATCAAGAAAGGGAGCGCGAACGCCACTGGCAAGCAAAAGAGCGTGAGCGCCGCTGGAAACATGAGCATCGTCGTGATCATCACGACCGCCACGATCGTCATAACCATCACGATCATTGGGACCATCGTCATTAA
- the mgrA gene encoding L-glyceraldehyde 3-phosphate reductase, whose product MTSFPHPDRYQQMEYRRSGRSGLKLPAISLGLWHNFGDSTRVDNSRALLRHAFDRGITHFDLANNYGPPPGSAEENFGRILREDFRPYRDELIISTKAGYTMWDGPYGDWGSRKYLVSSLDQSLKRMGLEYVDIFYHHRPDPETPLEETMRALDHVVRQGKALYAAISNYPADRAAEAIAILRDLGTPCLIHQPRYSMFERTPEQGLLHTLKDNGVGCIAFSPLAGGVLTDRYLQGIPEDSRVASGSKFLQENQLTDEKMEKVRKLNVVAQQRDQKLAQMALAWVLRDESVTSVLIGASKTAQIDDAVEMLAQRQFSEAELAAIEAALA is encoded by the coding sequence ATGACCTCTTTCCCGCATCCCGATCGTTATCAACAGATGGAATACCGCCGCAGCGGCCGTAGCGGCCTCAAATTGCCAGCCATTTCGCTGGGGTTATGGCATAACTTTGGCGACAGTACGCGCGTCGATAATAGCCGTGCGCTGCTGCGCCATGCTTTTGATCGTGGCATCACCCATTTTGACCTGGCTAATAATTACGGCCCACCACCGGGTTCGGCGGAAGAGAACTTTGGCCGTATCCTGCGCGAAGATTTTCGACCTTATCGTGATGAATTAATTATCTCGACCAAGGCGGGCTATACCATGTGGGATGGCCCTTACGGCGATTGGGGATCACGCAAATATCTGGTTTCTAGTCTTGATCAAAGCCTGAAGCGCATGGGGCTGGAATATGTCGATATCTTTTATCACCACCGTCCTGACCCGGAAACGCCACTGGAAGAAACGATGCGCGCACTGGATCATGTAGTGCGTCAAGGCAAAGCGCTGTATGCCGCAATTTCGAATTACCCCGCCGATCGCGCGGCTGAAGCCATTGCAATTTTGCGCGATCTCGGCACGCCATGCCTGATTCACCAGCCGCGCTATTCGATGTTCGAACGTACGCCGGAACAAGGTTTACTGCACACGCTGAAAGATAACGGTGTTGGCTGTATCGCCTTTTCACCGCTGGCGGGCGGTGTGTTAACCGATCGCTATTTGCAAGGCATCCCGGAAGATTCACGCGTTGCCAGCGGCAGTAAATTCCTGCAGGAAAACCAGCTGACCGATGAGAAAATGGAAAAAGTGCGCAAGCTGAATGTGGTGGCGCAGCAGCGTGATCAAAAGCTGGCACAGATGGCGTTGGCTTGGGTACTGCGTGATGAAAGCGTGACGTCAGTGTTGATTGGCGCCAGTAAAACTGCGCAAATTGACGATGCCGTTGAGATGTTAGCGCAACGTCAGTTCAGCGAAGCAGAGCTGGCGGCGATTGAAGCTGCTTTAGCGTAA